The following coding sequences are from one Xylanivirga thermophila window:
- a CDS encoding AraC family transcriptional regulator, producing the protein MNTIFPIITEQDAKLPFYLKGIGSQENQEHIVRDGGFSCYHWLYTVTGCGKLVIEGNEYRLGENMGFLLAPNVPHEYYPVSQPWETRWLIFDGDAVLDVLKTVGFRRYEIYNFPNHQYLDSIFNEIYVSLLSNSSIKSVECSSVIYHFIIALKKAAILSDDLDCKGQYYVTSTIQYMQAHYNEDISLDDIASSVDISPCHLCRIFKDGLGMTVFQYLTLLRIQKAKQYLIEDTSMPVKDIAIKIGYNDISYFCSIFKQYENITPMQFRKMHGIR; encoded by the coding sequence TTGAATACTATTTTTCCGATTATTACGGAACAGGATGCCAAACTGCCATTCTATCTTAAGGGAATAGGATCTCAGGAGAATCAAGAGCATATAGTACGGGATGGAGGTTTTTCGTGTTATCACTGGCTTTATACAGTTACGGGTTGTGGTAAGCTAGTTATAGAAGGCAATGAGTATAGATTGGGTGAAAATATGGGCTTTTTATTGGCACCAAATGTACCCCATGAATATTATCCTGTTAGCCAGCCATGGGAGACAAGATGGTTAATATTTGATGGAGATGCAGTATTAGATGTTTTAAAGACTGTGGGTTTTAGAAGATATGAGATATATAATTTTCCTAACCATCAATATTTAGACAGTATATTTAATGAAATATATGTATCGCTATTATCAAATAGTTCCATAAAGAGTGTTGAGTGTTCTTCTGTTATATATCACTTTATAATAGCCCTTAAAAAGGCTGCCATTTTATCCGATGATTTAGATTGTAAGGGGCAGTATTATGTTACATCGACCATACAGTATATGCAGGCCCATTATAATGAAGACATTTCGCTAGATGATATTGCATCATCAGTTGATATATCCCCATGTCATTTATGTCGTATATTTAAGGATGGCTTGGGAATGACAGTATTTCAATATCTAACTCTTTTGAGGATACAGAAGGCAAAGCAGTATCTAATAGAGGATACATCTATGCCTGTAAAGGATATAGCAATTAAGATCGGATATAATGATATTAGCTATTTTTGCTCTATTTTTAAGCAATATGAAAATATAACACCAATGCAGTTTAGAAAGATGCATGGCATTAGATAG
- a CDS encoding DMT family transporter has protein sequence MEEFFTKKLNVFIISIICTLLWGSAFPVVKISYEKLQIAPEDIYSKIYFAGLRFFIASMLVFLVAKLILRMDIRIKKKDIKPIVTLGMLQTSLQYFFFYIGVANTSGIKSAILQGSGTFFTVLAAHFVYSDDRINMRKILSLALGFGGILAINMGKGFDSSFTFMGEGFLLLSALVSTIATIYVKSISQDIDPVILTGSQMFAGSILLLIVGKVGMHGGGLNFNSTTIGLLVYAAFISSCAFLLWYTLLKYNKAGEISIYRLFIPVFGSMLSVAFIEGETFTIKLFIGLLMVVAGMTVLNAGNGHKNM, from the coding sequence TTGGAGGAGTTTTTTACTAAAAAGTTAAATGTATTTATTATATCCATCATATGTACTCTGCTCTGGGGAAGTGCATTTCCAGTTGTAAAGATCAGCTATGAAAAATTACAGATAGCACCTGAAGATATATATTCAAAGATATATTTTGCCGGATTAAGATTTTTTATAGCTTCTATGCTTGTTTTTTTAGTGGCCAAGCTTATATTGAGGATGGACATAAGGATTAAGAAGAAAGATATAAAGCCAATAGTAACGCTGGGTATGCTTCAAACTTCGTTACAGTATTTTTTCTTTTATATAGGAGTAGCAAATACCTCAGGCATAAAAAGTGCCATATTGCAAGGCAGCGGGACTTTTTTTACGGTGTTGGCTGCTCATTTTGTATATTCTGATGACAGGATAAATATGAGAAAAATTTTAAGTCTTGCTTTGGGGTTTGGTGGTATATTGGCCATAAATATGGGAAAAGGTTTTGATAGTAGTTTTACATTTATGGGAGAAGGTTTTTTATTATTATCAGCACTTGTTAGCACTATAGCGACCATATATGTAAAATCAATATCTCAAGATATAGATCCCGTTATTTTAACTGGCAGTCAAATGTTTGCAGGTTCAATATTGTTACTAATTGTAGGTAAGGTAGGAATGCACGGAGGAGGATTAAACTTTAATAGTACCACTATAGGGCTATTAGTATATGCAGCATTTATTTCCTCTTGCGCTTTTTTATTATGGTATACACTATTAAAATATAATAAGGCGGGTGAGATAAGCATATATAGGCTCTTTATTCCCGTATTTGGTTCTATGTTGTCTGTTGCTTTTATAGAAGGGGAAACTTTTACTATAAAGCTCTTTATAGGATTACTTATGGTAGTAGCAGGTATGACTGTTTTAAATGCTGGCAATGGACATAAAAATATGTGA
- a CDS encoding glycine betaine ABC transporter substrate-binding protein, producing the protein MKIVLSLILVGIILFSVNAYAYDNKNNSNEGQKKEKLIFADAGWDSIKIHNAIAATIIENGYGYKTDIMTGSSPIVIRGIRQGDIDICMESWTDNIKDVYEPGIENGEIIELSVNFDDNAQGLYVPTYVIEGDKERGIEPLAPDLKSIKDLPRYWDVFNDPDMPNKGRIYGAPPNWASDEILRTKMDTYKLDETYDYFNPGSDTSLNTSIVSAYEKGEPWVGYYWDPTWITGKYDMTLLEDEPYTEEKWANGYRCEFPGVRVTIAVNKNLPEKTPEVAEFLKNYKTSTKLTSEMLAYMQDNDAEPEEVAKWFLQEHKDIWTKWVPDDIAQKVNASIVSGNKWLDMGIREFPQAFSIRFGFYVEKFVDWLTRHCQGFFDGLGTGVNWIVSHIQKFLTFIPWFIFILLIFILGWRMIDLKSGFIYAIMTFLIGTLGLWNEMMFTLSIVLTGVIISIIIGIPIGIHMAYNSKVEAFMKPLLDGAQTMPSFVHLIPAMIFFGLGTVPAVFATIIYSTAPCIRLTNLAIRRVPKEMREAAYSYGSSSWQVLTKVELPQAMPTIMTGINQTTMAAMSMVVISSMIGAKGLGEKVLIAINRTDIAMGFDAGISIVFLAIIIDRITQTISKKYKHV; encoded by the coding sequence TTGAAAATTGTTTTATCATTGATATTGGTTGGAATAATATTATTTAGTGTTAATGCATATGCTTATGATAATAAAAACAATTCAAATGAAGGTCAAAAAAAAGAAAAGCTTATTTTTGCTGATGCAGGTTGGGATAGCATAAAGATTCACAATGCAATAGCTGCTACGATAATTGAGAATGGATATGGATATAAAACGGATATTATGACTGGTTCATCTCCTATAGTAATAAGGGGCATTAGACAAGGTGATATTGATATATGTATGGAGTCTTGGACGGATAATATAAAAGATGTTTATGAACCAGGTATAGAAAATGGGGAGATTATAGAATTATCAGTCAATTTTGATGACAATGCTCAAGGACTGTACGTGCCTACCTATGTCATAGAAGGAGATAAGGAACGGGGTATAGAGCCCCTTGCACCTGATCTTAAATCCATAAAAGATTTACCAAGATACTGGGATGTATTTAATGATCCCGATATGCCAAATAAGGGTAGAATATATGGGGCACCGCCAAACTGGGCTTCCGATGAAATACTTAGAACAAAGATGGATACGTATAAATTGGATGAAACATATGACTATTTTAATCCAGGTTCTGATACTTCCCTTAATACATCCATTGTTTCCGCCTATGAGAAGGGAGAACCATGGGTGGGATATTATTGGGATCCTACATGGATAACTGGGAAATATGATATGACTCTTTTGGAGGATGAACCATATACTGAAGAAAAATGGGCTAATGGATATAGATGTGAATTTCCAGGTGTTAGGGTTACTATTGCTGTAAACAAGAATTTACCTGAAAAAACTCCGGAGGTTGCAGAGTTTTTGAAAAATTATAAAACTAGTACTAAGTTAACTAGTGAGATGCTTGCCTATATGCAGGATAACGATGCTGAGCCGGAAGAAGTGGCAAAATGGTTTTTACAGGAGCATAAAGATATATGGACAAAGTGGGTTCCAGATGATATAGCTCAAAAGGTAAATGCATCCATAGTTTCAGGTAACAAATGGTTAGATATGGGGATAAGGGAATTTCCACAGGCGTTTAGTATTAGATTTGGATTTTATGTGGAAAAGTTTGTAGACTGGCTTACAAGGCATTGCCAAGGCTTTTTTGATGGTTTAGGTACAGGAGTTAATTGGATCGTATCACATATACAAAAATTCCTAACTTTTATCCCGTGGTTTATATTCATTCTGCTTATATTTATTTTGGGATGGAGAATGATTGACTTAAAGTCAGGTTTTATATATGCTATTATGACATTTTTAATAGGAACATTGGGATTATGGAATGAAATGATGTTTACCCTATCTATAGTATTAACCGGTGTAATAATTTCTATAATAATAGGTATTCCAATAGGCATTCACATGGCTTACAATTCAAAGGTAGAGGCATTTATGAAACCATTGCTGGATGGGGCTCAAACTATGCCAAGTTTTGTCCATCTAATACCAGCTATGATATTCTTTGGTTTAGGAACGGTGCCTGCAGTTTTTGCTACTATAATATATTCTACAGCGCCATGTATAAGGCTTACCAACTTGGCCATAAGACGCGTTCCTAAAGAGATGAGAGAAGCGGCATATTCATATGGCTCATCTTCGTGGCAGGTGCTCACAAAAGTAGAACTTCCCCAAGCTATGCCTACTATAATGACAGGTATAAATCAAACTACAATGGCAGCTATGTCCATGGTAGTAATATCATCCATGATAGGTGCTAAAGGATTGGGTGAAAAGGTACTTATAGCTATCAATAGAACGGATATTGCAATGGGATTTGATGCTGGAATAAGTATTGTTTTTCTTGCGATAATAATAGACAGAATCACCCAAACCATATCTAAAAAATATAAGCATGTATAA